The Bacteroidia bacterium genome includes a window with the following:
- a CDS encoding DUF4412 domain-containing protein, protein MKRLFFCAIALLSLASFAQEGCITYAMEMPNLPPEAQAMVAGMETKTWFKGDLSRTEVTSPFSSQIVIANKKTGETVTLIDMMGQKYMIKEKDEDKEKDKNVKTDVKVKQLNDKKVIAGYNCQNAEVTMKVKGDDGKEKEVVAIVWYTKEIKFAANGYEGTFKGLGGVPMEYEMDRDGQKIKFTCKSYSQDAVADSRFDIPEGYTLTTREELMKMMGGMGK, encoded by the coding sequence ATGAAACGACTATTCTTCTGCGCCATCGCGCTCCTTTCGCTTGCTTCCTTTGCACAGGAAGGCTGCATCACCTACGCCATGGAAATGCCCAACCTTCCCCCGGAAGCACAGGCCATGGTAGCAGGAATGGAAACCAAAACCTGGTTTAAAGGCGATCTGTCGCGCACCGAGGTAACATCTCCTTTCTCCAGCCAGATTGTGATCGCCAACAAAAAAACCGGCGAAACAGTGACGCTCATCGACATGATGGGACAGAAATACATGATCAAGGAAAAGGACGAAGACAAGGAAAAAGATAAAAATGTGAAGACCGATGTGAAGGTAAAACAGCTGAACGACAAGAAAGTGATTGCCGGTTACAATTGCCAGAATGCCGAGGTAACCATGAAAGTGAAAGGCGACGACGGCAAGGAAAAAGAAGTGGTGGCCATTGTTTGGTACACCAAGGAAATCAAGTTCGCAGCCAACGGCTATGAAGGAACTTTCAAAGGCCTGGGCGGCGTTCCCATGGAATATGAGATGGATCGCGATGGCCAGAAAATCAAATTTACCTGCAAATCCTACTCCCAGGATGCCGTTGCCGACAGCCGGTTCGATATCCCTGAAGGATACACCCTCACTACCCGTGAAGAACTCATGAAGATGATGGGTGGCATGGGCAAATAA
- a CDS encoding arginine decarboxylase has translation MKNKYSDLIEQTFHFPQEGFRVSENELYFNEIPLMDIIKQYGTPLKITYLPKIGAQIQKARKIFKVAMAKADYKGTYTYCYCTKSSHFSFILEEVLKNDVHIETSSAYDIPIVKELYKKEKISKDHYIVCNGYKRDVYQKYITELVNEGFRNLIPVLDNKNELNYYNKHLKQKCKLGIRIASEEEPSFEFYTSRLGIRHKEIVEFYKDKIAGNPKFELKMLHFFINTGIKDSIYYWTELAKCLHVYAELKKICPELDSLNIGGGLPIRTTLGFEYDYEYIIEEIISQIKTFCKQHKIKEPNIFTEFGSFTVGESGAAIYSVVDQKLQNDREMWYMIDSSFITTLPDTWGINQRFILLAVNHWDKEYHRVNLGGLTCDSMDFYNTEPHSNQVFLPRVEQDSKVPLFIGFFHTGAYQESLSGYGGIQHCLIPAPKHVLISKDENGELVTRLFAKEQSYKSMLKTLGF, from the coding sequence ATGAAGAACAAGTATTCCGATCTGATTGAACAAACTTTCCATTTTCCACAGGAGGGTTTCCGGGTGTCCGAAAACGAACTTTACTTCAATGAGATCCCCCTGATGGATATTATCAAGCAGTACGGTACGCCCTTGAAGATCACCTACCTTCCGAAGATTGGCGCTCAGATACAGAAAGCCAGAAAAATCTTCAAAGTCGCCATGGCAAAAGCCGACTACAAAGGTACCTATACCTATTGTTATTGCACAAAGAGTTCCCATTTTTCTTTCATCCTGGAGGAGGTTTTAAAGAACGATGTGCATATAGAAACCTCCTCAGCCTATGATATTCCGATAGTTAAGGAACTTTATAAAAAAGAAAAGATCAGCAAGGATCATTATATAGTGTGCAACGGATATAAGAGGGATGTATACCAGAAGTACATTACTGAGCTGGTAAATGAAGGATTCAGGAACCTTATACCTGTACTGGATAACAAGAACGAACTCAATTACTATAATAAGCACCTGAAGCAGAAGTGCAAGCTGGGTATACGCATTGCATCCGAGGAGGAACCGTCTTTTGAGTTCTATACTTCCAGGCTCGGCATCCGCCACAAGGAAATCGTGGAGTTCTATAAAGACAAGATTGCAGGCAATCCCAAGTTCGAACTGAAGATGCTGCATTTCTTTATTAATACCGGAATAAAGGACTCGATCTACTACTGGACGGAACTGGCAAAGTGCCTGCATGTATATGCGGAGCTCAAAAAGATTTGTCCTGAACTGGATTCACTAAATATTGGCGGTGGTCTTCCCATTCGCACTACCCTGGGCTTCGAGTACGATTACGAGTACATCATTGAGGAGATTATCTCCCAGATTAAAACGTTCTGTAAGCAACACAAAATCAAGGAACCCAACATATTTACCGAATTCGGTTCCTTTACCGTGGGAGAAAGCGGCGCCGCGATTTATTCTGTAGTAGACCAGAAGCTGCAAAACGACAGGGAAATGTGGTACATGATTGACTCCTCCTTCATCACTACCCTGCCTGACACCTGGGGCATTAATCAGCGTTTCATCCTTCTGGCCGTCAATCACTGGGATAAAGAATACCACCGGGTGAACCTGGGCGGACTCACCTGCGACTCCATGGATTTCTATAATACTGAACCCCACTCGAATCAGGTTTTCCTTCCCCGTGTGGAACAGGATTCAAAAGTTCCTCTGTTTATAGGCTTTTTCCACACCGGTGCCTATCAGGAATCCCTCAGCGGATACGGCGGAATTCAGCACTGCCTCATCCCAGCCCCCAAACATGTGCTCATTTCCAAAGACGAGAACGGAGAGCTTGTCACCCGCCTCTTTGCCAAGGAACAGAGCTATAAAAGCATGCTTAAAACGCTGGGATTCTGA
- a CDS encoding arginine--tRNA ligase, whose product MKRIDEILGLAAAEAIQHLFSANVLPEQISFQKTNQEFEGHLTLVVFPFLKVSKKNPEQTAQAVGEYLREHCEQVQEFNVVKGFLNLVIADSYWIDAFLRQSCPPAFPPTGKHILLEYSSPNTNKPLHLGHIRNNLLGYSVAKILEARGDKVTKVNLVNDRGIHICKSMLAWKKWGNGETPESSGLKGDHLVGKYYVEFDKHLKAEIGKLKEEGKSEEEAEKNAPLMLEAQKMLQAWEAGDKEVMGLWKKMNDWVYKGFEKTYSALGVSFDKIYYESDTYLLGKSCVEEGLRKNVFQKEDNGAVSIDLTANKLDKKIVQRADGTSVYITQDIGTAILRSRDFPDVTSMIYTVGNEQDYHFKVLFLILNKLGYGFAKNCYHLSYGMVELPEGKMKSREGTVVDADDLIHEMTETSRETTKELGKIEDFDSADAEKLYHRLAMGALKYFILKVDPKKKMQFNPKESIDFNGNTGPFIQYTHARIKSVLRRAGVQEAKVSRIENVNRMEKDLLRRLHDLPQTVEQAASEYNPSVIANYVYDLAKSYNYFYHECPILKEEQAEVRQFRIQLSDKTAGAICYAMDLLGIEVPERM is encoded by the coding sequence ATGAAGCGTATTGATGAAATTCTTGGCCTGGCAGCCGCAGAAGCTATTCAACACCTTTTTTCTGCGAACGTTTTACCTGAACAAATTAGTTTTCAGAAAACCAATCAGGAGTTTGAAGGACACCTGACGCTGGTGGTATTTCCGTTTTTGAAGGTATCAAAGAAAAATCCGGAGCAAACGGCACAGGCTGTTGGCGAATACCTGAGGGAGCATTGTGAGCAGGTGCAGGAATTTAATGTGGTGAAAGGATTTCTTAATCTCGTTATTGCCGATTCATATTGGATAGACGCTTTTCTCCGGCAATCCTGTCCTCCTGCATTCCCACCCACCGGCAAACACATCCTGCTGGAATATTCTTCCCCAAACACAAATAAGCCATTGCATCTCGGTCATATCCGGAATAATTTGCTCGGGTATTCTGTTGCAAAAATTCTCGAAGCGCGCGGAGATAAGGTAACAAAGGTCAATCTGGTGAATGACCGGGGTATTCACATTTGTAAGTCCATGCTGGCCTGGAAGAAATGGGGCAACGGAGAAACGCCCGAATCGTCCGGACTGAAGGGAGATCATCTGGTGGGGAAATATTACGTGGAATTCGACAAGCACTTGAAGGCGGAAATCGGAAAACTTAAGGAGGAAGGAAAATCAGAGGAAGAGGCCGAGAAAAACGCTCCCCTCATGCTTGAGGCACAGAAAATGCTGCAGGCCTGGGAAGCCGGAGATAAGGAAGTGATGGGCCTTTGGAAAAAAATGAACGACTGGGTTTACAAGGGATTTGAAAAGACCTATTCTGCGCTGGGAGTTTCCTTTGACAAAATCTATTATGAATCAGATACCTACCTTCTCGGGAAATCCTGTGTGGAAGAAGGATTACGGAAAAATGTTTTCCAAAAGGAAGACAACGGAGCGGTGAGTATTGATTTAACCGCGAATAAGCTGGATAAGAAGATTGTTCAGCGAGCCGACGGCACCTCGGTTTACATCACGCAGGACATTGGTACGGCCATCTTGCGTTCCAGGGACTTCCCTGACGTGACTAGTATGATCTACACGGTGGGGAATGAGCAGGATTACCACTTCAAGGTGCTGTTCCTTATCCTTAATAAACTGGGATATGGTTTTGCCAAAAACTGTTATCATCTTTCGTATGGAATGGTGGAATTACCTGAGGGAAAAATGAAATCCCGTGAGGGTACGGTTGTGGATGCGGATGATCTTATTCATGAAATGACAGAAACTTCGAGGGAAACAACCAAAGAGTTGGGGAAAATTGAAGATTTTGATTCCGCCGATGCGGAAAAGCTGTATCACCGGCTTGCAATGGGTGCATTAAAGTATTTTATATTAAAAGTGGATCCAAAGAAAAAGATGCAGTTCAATCCGAAGGAAAGCATCGACTTCAACGGAAACACCGGCCCCTTCATTCAATACACCCACGCACGGATTAAGTCTGTTCTCCGGAGAGCAGGTGTACAGGAAGCAAAGGTAAGCCGTATTGAAAACGTCAATCGTATGGAGAAGGACCTCCTTCGTCGTTTGCATGACCTTCCGCAAACAGTTGAACAAGCTGCAAGTGAATATAATCCCTCAGTTATTGCAAATTATGTTTATGATCTGGCTAAATCATACAACTATTTTTATCATGAGTGTCCGATTTTGAAGGAGGAACAGGCGGAAGTCCGGCAGTTCAGAATTCAGCTTTCCGATAAAACCGCAGGCGCCATATGCTATGCTATGGATTTACTGGGAATAGAAGTGCCGGAAAGGATGTAA
- a CDS encoding polysaccharide biosynthesis protein, whose protein sequence is MLELIKQKLFFSNKRPRWIIFLADLLICFCSLILAYLLRFNFKEIPRTEIDAFSVVFPLVLGVRALSFLLFRTYQGIVRYTGSRDASRIFLVLTGGSAVIAAVNAGTYLVQGSYHVPASILIIEYMGSTFLMLSTRFIFKALYTEFANPGKEKRNVIIFGAGESGLITKRTLDRDRGTRYKVLAFIDDDPAKKGKYLEGTPIHSPAKLKELLNANEIAHLIISIQHLPAQRKQEIVDTCLESNTKVLSVPPVSSWINGELSFRQIRKVNIEELLERDPIRLDEENIRRQNKEKVVLVTGAAGSIGSELVRQLLRFGAKKIILLDQSESPLFEVEQELLEKYSKDRLEVVVGDVRNKERMTNVFRSFRPSLVYHAAAYKHVPLMETNPSESVLTNIMGSVNVAELAAEYESEVFVLVSTDKAVNPTNVMGASKRIAEMYVQAKQKGCKTRFITTRFGNVIGSNGSVIPRFRAQIEKGGPVTITHPDITRYFMTIPEASQLVLEAASMGKGGEIFVFDMGKSVKIADLARKMIRLSGLELDKDIRIVYTGLRPGEKLFEELLADKEATLPTHHPQILIGKVRELDFQTVAQNVRELVGLFGTQDNKSIVLKMKELVPEFLSNNSEFEQLDK, encoded by the coding sequence ATGCTGGAACTCATTAAGCAGAAGTTGTTTTTCAGTAATAAGCGCCCGCGCTGGATCATTTTTCTGGCCGACCTTCTCATCTGCTTTTGTTCGCTGATACTGGCTTACCTGCTGCGATTCAACTTCAAAGAAATTCCCAGGACAGAAATAGACGCGTTCAGCGTTGTATTTCCGCTGGTGCTGGGTGTGCGGGCGCTGAGTTTTTTGCTATTCCGTACCTACCAGGGAATTGTTCGCTATACAGGTTCAAGAGACGCCTCCCGCATATTCCTTGTGCTCACCGGCGGTTCAGCGGTGATTGCGGCAGTGAATGCCGGAACCTACCTGGTGCAGGGCAGTTATCATGTGCCCGCTTCAATTCTTATCATCGAATACATGGGAAGCACTTTTCTCATGCTGAGTACCCGTTTTATTTTCAAAGCCCTGTATACCGAATTCGCAAATCCCGGAAAAGAAAAGCGGAATGTGATCATTTTCGGTGCAGGGGAATCGGGTCTCATCACGAAACGTACGTTGGACCGCGACCGCGGAACGAGGTATAAAGTACTTGCATTCATTGACGATGATCCGGCGAAAAAAGGGAAATACCTGGAGGGAACCCCCATTCATTCTCCCGCGAAACTGAAAGAACTTCTGAACGCAAATGAGATTGCGCACCTGATTATTTCCATTCAGCATCTACCCGCACAGCGAAAGCAGGAAATTGTAGATACCTGCCTCGAGAGCAATACCAAAGTGCTTTCTGTTCCGCCCGTGAGCAGCTGGATCAACGGCGAACTGAGTTTCCGCCAGATCCGGAAAGTAAATATTGAAGAACTGCTGGAGCGTGATCCTATCCGGCTGGACGAAGAGAACATCCGAAGACAGAACAAAGAAAAAGTGGTGTTAGTAACCGGTGCTGCCGGAAGCATCGGGAGCGAATTAGTGCGTCAGCTGCTGCGCTTCGGCGCTAAAAAAATTATTCTGCTGGATCAGTCTGAATCGCCCCTTTTTGAAGTAGAACAGGAACTCCTGGAGAAATACAGCAAGGACCGCCTGGAAGTGGTAGTGGGAGATGTGCGGAATAAAGAACGTATGACCAATGTGTTTCGGTCCTTCCGCCCCTCCCTTGTGTACCACGCCGCCGCTTACAAGCACGTTCCCCTGATGGAAACCAACCCGTCCGAATCTGTATTAACCAATATCATGGGCTCGGTAAATGTTGCCGAGCTCGCCGCGGAATACGAATCAGAGGTTTTTGTGCTCGTATCCACAGATAAAGCGGTGAATCCAACCAACGTGATGGGCGCCAGCAAACGGATTGCGGAAATGTATGTGCAGGCAAAACAGAAAGGATGCAAAACCCGCTTCATCACTACGCGCTTTGGAAATGTGATCGGCTCCAACGGATCGGTCATCCCCCGCTTCCGGGCACAGATTGAAAAAGGCGGCCCCGTTACCATCACCCATCCGGATATCACACGCTACTTTATGACCATCCCTGAAGCCAGTCAGCTGGTGCTTGAGGCCGCCTCAATGGGAAAAGGAGGAGAGATTTTTGTGTTTGATATGGGAAAATCCGTCAAGATCGCCGACCTGGCCAGGAAAATGATACGGCTAAGCGGCCTGGAACTCGATAAGGATATCCGCATTGTGTACACCGGACTGCGGCCGGGAGAAAAACTATTTGAGGAACTTCTGGCTGATAAGGAAGCGACACTTCCCACCCATCATCCGCAGATCCTGATCGGCAAGGTAAGAGAACTCGATTTTCAAACTGTGGCACAAAATGTGCGGGAGCTGGTCGGATTATTCGGCACACAGGACAATAAAAGTATTGTCTTGAAAATGAAAGAGTTAGTGCCGGAATTCCTGAGTAACAACTCTGAGTTTGAGCAACTTGACAAGTAG
- a CDS encoding glycosyltransferase: MKQRYQNHRTSWISGHTIIFTGVKEHGPDVLYISYDGMTDALGQSQVIPYLKKLAREFRIHLLSFEKEERLKRRGEAVRKELEASGIEWRTSPFSSGMPVLPKLVDRRRMISMAKQWHGEKNFDLVHCRSYVAAEAGWKLKKETGVRFLFDMRGFWVDERVEGGLWDQRNPVYRLAYKRFKNLEKKFLRDADGIVCLTAQALSTLTSWGVDPGKVSLIRCAADLQHFYPPAPEQRIAGRAIRNIGEERKVIVYLGSLGTWYMLEEMLDFFNVLRSLAPSLFLFLTPDDPEIIRHAASRKQIPAGEIIIREAERDEVPRELAAADAGIFFIRPTFSKTASSPTKLGEMLACGIPVIANSGVGDVDEVLSEYGGGIIVKELNADGYRKAAALFAGMAVDPKRIRSIAEQLFDLDQGVELYRDAYKKCLR; encoded by the coding sequence ATGAAGCAAAGATACCAAAACCACAGAACAAGCTGGATTTCAGGACATACTATTATCTTTACAGGTGTGAAGGAGCATGGCCCGGACGTTCTGTATATTTCCTACGATGGCATGACGGATGCGCTTGGGCAGTCTCAGGTTATTCCCTACCTGAAAAAGCTCGCGCGCGAATTCCGCATACACCTGCTCAGTTTCGAAAAGGAAGAGCGCCTCAAACGCCGCGGCGAAGCGGTCCGAAAGGAACTGGAGGCGTCGGGAATAGAATGGAGAACCTCACCGTTCTCTTCCGGGATGCCTGTGCTTCCAAAACTCGTCGACCGCAGACGAATGATTTCTATGGCGAAGCAGTGGCACGGGGAGAAGAATTTTGACCTGGTGCATTGCCGGAGCTATGTAGCGGCGGAGGCTGGTTGGAAACTGAAAAAGGAAACAGGAGTCAGATTTTTATTTGATATGAGAGGGTTTTGGGTGGATGAGCGCGTGGAGGGCGGGTTGTGGGATCAGCGAAATCCGGTCTACCGCCTGGCTTACAAAAGATTCAAGAATCTCGAGAAAAAATTCCTGCGCGATGCAGATGGTATCGTTTGTCTTACCGCACAGGCCTTATCCACGCTGACCTCATGGGGAGTAGATCCCGGTAAGGTATCGCTGATACGTTGTGCGGCCGATCTCCAGCATTTTTATCCTCCGGCACCGGAGCAACGGATAGCCGGCAGAGCGATCCGGAATATCGGGGAAGAAAGAAAAGTAATCGTGTATCTCGGGTCGCTGGGAACCTGGTATATGCTGGAGGAAATGCTGGATTTTTTCAACGTGCTCCGTTCCCTTGCTCCTTCCTTATTTCTTTTCCTCACCCCCGATGATCCGGAGATCATCCGGCACGCTGCTTCCCGGAAGCAGATTCCTGCCGGAGAGATCATCATCCGCGAAGCGGAGCGCGATGAAGTGCCACGGGAACTGGCCGCAGCGGATGCCGGGATATTTTTTATCCGTCCTACTTTTTCTAAAACGGCTTCTTCTCCCACCAAACTGGGAGAGATGCTGGCCTGCGGAATACCCGTGATCGCCAACAGCGGGGTGGGTGATGTGGACGAAGTGTTGTCGGAATACGGAGGAGGAATAATCGTGAAAGAACTCAACGCAGACGGATACAGGAAAGCGGCGGCATTGTTTGCAGGCATGGCAGTTGATCCGAAAAGGATCCGAAGTATAGCAGAACAGCTGTTCGATCTGGACCAGGGCGTCGAATTGTACAGGGATGCGTATAAAAAGTGTTTGAGGTGA
- a CDS encoding arginase, giving the protein MKSIRLIEVKSEIGAGTRGSSMGPDAVKIAALDFGSSFFRKNRPVEVPHENRLLLEPVVHDYAKRIKGVYSVCDKVARELTKTLKDPKFFPIVLGGDHSTAIGTVAGIKCAFPDKRIGVIWIDAHADLHSPYTTPSGNMHGMTLAALLAEDNMELAVNKPDEDTIEFWNNLKKLGGIEPKINYSDLVYIGLRDFEMQEDAIIKRNKVRVFNVTEIRRKAVERVAIDSLNYLDQCDLIYISFDVDSIDSGISKGTGTPAPNGITEKEAGNLIYYLLRSRKVMCLEVVEINPTLDKENLMAENAFEILLKASNQITNDF; this is encoded by the coding sequence ATGAAGAGCATTCGGCTTATTGAAGTTAAATCAGAGATTGGAGCGGGAACCCGCGGTTCAAGCATGGGACCGGATGCCGTGAAGATTGCCGCATTGGACTTCGGGAGTTCCTTCTTCCGCAAGAACCGCCCGGTTGAAGTTCCGCACGAGAATCGCCTTTTACTGGAACCGGTGGTGCATGATTATGCTAAAAGGATTAAGGGAGTCTACTCGGTCTGCGATAAGGTGGCCAGGGAATTGACCAAGACGCTGAAGGATCCGAAGTTTTTTCCGATTGTTTTGGGTGGAGATCATTCCACTGCCATCGGCACGGTAGCCGGTATCAAGTGTGCGTTTCCCGATAAGCGTATCGGGGTGATCTGGATAGATGCCCATGCAGATTTGCATTCTCCTTATACCACTCCCTCCGGAAACATGCACGGAATGACCCTCGCCGCCCTGCTGGCCGAGGATAATATGGAATTGGCCGTGAACAAGCCGGATGAGGATACCATCGAGTTTTGGAATAACCTTAAAAAACTCGGCGGAATAGAACCCAAGATCAATTATTCTGACCTGGTGTATATCGGCCTGCGTGATTTCGAAATGCAGGAAGATGCCATTATCAAACGAAATAAAGTCAGAGTATTCAACGTAACGGAAATCCGTCGTAAGGCGGTGGAAAGGGTAGCGATTGACTCCCTCAATTACCTGGATCAGTGCGACCTGATCTATATTTCTTTTGATGTTGATTCCATTGACAGCGGAATCTCTAAAGGAACCGGTACCCCGGCCCCGAACGGCATCACGGAGAAAGAAGCCGGAAACCTCATCTATTATCTCCTGCGTTCACGTAAGGTGATGTGCCTTGAAGTGGTGGAAATCAATCCTACCCTTGATAAGGAAAATCTTATGGCAGAGAATGCTTTTGAAATTCTTCTAAAAGCCTCTAATCAGATTACAAATGATTTCTAA
- a CDS encoding aspartate aminotransferase family protein, whose translation MLTPRQIFLKHLAQTSPSPPALEMVRAEGSKMWDAAGKEYIDLISGIGVSVIGHRHAKVVKAIKDQADLHLHLMVYGELIQSPQVKLAEKLSSLLPSSISSFYFVNSGSEATEGALKLAKRATGRTEIIAFKNAYHGSTHGALSVMGNETLKQPFRPLLPEVRFIEFNREEQLREISNRTACVIAETIQGEAGVVLPQNGFLKKLRKRCDETGALLILDEIQCGIGRTGKMFAFEHYGITPDILCLGKALGGGMPIGCFASSQKLMATLSDNPALGHITTFGGHPLSCAAALATLEVLTEQKDLIASVPSKSEQFRNRIESLKINGVKEIRNAGWMMAVEFTSREDNFRMIHQLLQNGIITDWFLFDDRSLRIAPPLTISEEELTFVLRSFSN comes from the coding sequence ATGCTCACACCCCGTCAGATCTTTTTAAAACACCTGGCTCAAACAAGTCCTTCCCCGCCTGCGCTTGAAATGGTGAGGGCCGAAGGAAGTAAAATGTGGGATGCGGCAGGAAAGGAATACATTGACCTGATCTCGGGCATTGGCGTAAGTGTGATTGGTCACCGGCATGCAAAAGTAGTGAAGGCGATCAAGGATCAAGCAGACCTTCATTTGCACTTGATGGTATACGGAGAGCTGATCCAGTCTCCTCAGGTAAAGCTGGCTGAAAAACTTTCTTCACTACTTCCCTCCTCCATTTCCTCATTTTACTTTGTTAACTCCGGATCAGAAGCCACAGAAGGTGCATTGAAGTTAGCGAAACGTGCAACAGGGCGCACAGAAATTATTGCATTCAAAAACGCTTACCACGGAAGTACCCACGGGGCACTAAGTGTAATGGGAAACGAAACACTGAAGCAGCCATTTCGTCCATTGCTTCCAGAGGTGAGGTTCATTGAATTTAACCGGGAAGAACAGCTCCGGGAAATTTCCAACCGTACTGCTTGTGTGATTGCTGAAACCATTCAGGGCGAAGCGGGAGTTGTGCTTCCGCAAAATGGTTTTCTGAAGAAATTACGGAAACGCTGTGATGAAACCGGAGCCTTGCTGATCCTTGACGAGATCCAATGCGGGATTGGCCGAACCGGAAAAATGTTTGCTTTTGAGCATTATGGTATAACCCCTGATATTCTTTGCCTGGGAAAAGCACTCGGAGGAGGGATGCCGATCGGGTGTTTTGCATCTTCCCAAAAGCTGATGGCGACTTTATCCGACAACCCTGCACTCGGACACATCACCACATTCGGGGGGCATCCGCTTAGTTGTGCCGCGGCCCTGGCCACACTTGAAGTATTGACTGAACAAAAGGATCTCATTGCATCAGTACCGTCAAAATCAGAGCAGTTCAGAAATAGAATCGAAAGTTTAAAGATCAATGGGGTAAAAGAAATACGGAATGCGGGCTGGATGATGGCGGTAGAGTTTACCAGCCGTGAAGACAATTTCCGGATGATACATCAATTACTTCAAAATGGAATTATCACCGATTGGTTTCTTTTCGACGACCGAAGTCTGCGAATTGCCCCACCATTGACGATCAGCGAAGAAGAATTAACTTTTGTACTAAGATCCTTTTCAAACTAA